The Candidatus Nitrosocosmicus arcticus genome includes the window AGCTGGATGATCTACTCATTGACGGCGCAAAATGGTCCGTAGAGAATGGTTATGGAATAGATACCGATCTTGAATCTTGTGAAGAGAATGGAAAAATGAAAGGAGCAGATCCTATAAATATTTCAACTAACGCTAGGAAACGCGGTTCAATGCAACTAGGGAGTTTGGGTTCAGGAAATCATTTTCTTGAGATCCAAAAAGTGGACAAGATATATGATGAAGAAGCGGCCAATACAATGGGAATTAGAAAAGAAGGAGAGATACAAATCTTAATACATTGTGGCTCCCGTGGATTTGGGCATCAAGTTTGTAGTGATTACCTACGGTTGTCAGAACAAGCTATGAAAAAATATAATCTAAATGTTGTAGATAGAGAATTGGCCTGTGTTCCTAATACATCAGTGGAAGGAGAGAGTTATAGAAAATCCATGTTTTCTGCGCTAAATTTTGCTTGGGCAAATAGACAGATGCTTACTCACTGGACCAGAAAGACATTTCAACGAGTTCTTCAACTAAGCGAGCAAGATCTCGGCATGGAATTAGTATATGATGTATCTCATAATATTGCAAAGGTGGAACGTCATAGAGTTGATGGGGAAGGCTCTCGTGATTTGGTAGTGCATAGGAAAGGCGCAACACGTGCTTTCCCTCCGGGAATGGAACAACTACCCGTTAAATTTCGATCTGTAGGACAACCTGTAATTATTCCGGGGTCCATGGGTACTGCAAGTTGGATTCTTTTGGGCTCACCTAAATCAATGGACCTTAGCTTTGGATCAACAGCCCATGGGGCAGGAAGAACTATGTCTAGATCAGAAGCAAAAAGAACTCATACGTTGGATGATGTAAAGAAAAAGCTAGAATCACGGGGCATATATGTTAAATCTTTAACTAAAAATGGATTGATCGAAGAATCTCCAGATGCCTATAAGGATGTCGATATGGTCGCCGATGTGTCACATAAAGTGGGGATTGCCACAAAAGTTGTTAGACTAGTCCCCCTGGGAGTTATTAAAGGTTAAATTGGGCGCCGATAAAAATTCAGGCATGGATGATCCAGATCTTGAATTAATTAAAAAAAGAAAGATGAAAAAGCTGCAAGAGCAATTAGCCACCAAAGAAAAGGACAAGATCAATTTGGAACTCCAGGATAAAACAAATAAAAATAAACCAGAAGGAGTTGATTCTGAAAGAAATTTCTTGCTGCGCTATCTGTACGATAGAGGTGATGAAGTTTTAAAACTCGCAGAACAGCAATTTCCTTTGCAAACTAAAATTATTATAAAGAGATTAAATGAATTGATTCGATTTGGGGAGATTTCTAAAATATCGGGTGGAGATCTGCTTGCGGTATATAGATCATTAGGTTTGAACATTCGAGTTGATACACACATTTCCATATCTGATCATGGTAAAACGATAAGTTTCTCTGATAAACTGAAACAGTCTAATGATGCAGATCCGGATTCTGATGGATTACTATAAGTACCACCTTGTTTATTTTAAGATGTATTTTTTTTAAAGAAAGATTAGGCTTTTCTGAGATTTTTAAATATATGGGTTTCTATCCTAAAATATCATTAAATAATCCTAGGACTTGATGTAATATTATTAAATAATTAGATCATTAGTTAATTAATTAACTAAATTTCTGATGTTTTATCAGTATTGTCAAGCTTATCGTCTTTGATATCATGTATGTTGAACAGTATTCTCTCCTATGAAATAATTGGATCAACTCTTTGAACAGTTAACGCATGATTATCTGTCAAGGTGTCGGAGATAATTTCTGTATCTCTGAGTAGTATTTCAGAGGCATTGATATCAATTTTCTCATTTGCATTGTTCTCTGAAATCTTATTCTTGATAATTGACAAAGGATCAACAATTTCATCGGGATCAATATGGAAGACAGCTGTGAGATTGTTTATTTGATTCTTATCTCTTGGTAGAACTGAAAAATCTACTTTTAAATATACTACTTCTTTGTTTAGATCGTCCAAAGTATTCACTGTGTGCAGTACATCTACATTAATTAGATTACCAATTTCGGTTTCGTTTAGAATAATATTCGCTTGCCGATTATTTAGAAAGTTGTTTACTAATAATCCATTATCAACACTGATTTCTAGTTTTATGATACCCTCTGTGAATTTTTTAGATAAAGCATAAGTAGAATTAGTGGCGTTGTTATATTGGATTGGAAATATTTTTGCGCAATTAATGTTAGCAATATTTTCTGAGGGAATATTTAGAATGTTGAAATTATTCTTGACTTGCTGATCTATTGCAATAGCTTTCCAAATTACGGTTATTGGATAGCTTTTCTTGTTGAATAATGTAATATCCGAATCATATTTTCCGGGTCTCAATGGACCACTATCGTCACTGATTGTACCGCAGTTAAATCTTGCATAATAGTTTACTGTTTTGTAGTTTCCTAGATCGTTACTTGGTTGAGTTGGTTGAGTTGAGGCCAATTCAATAGTTAATGTTCCATTCGATCCTAAAACCATAAATTGAAAAATAAAAACGACTAATGTTACAGTAAATATACATCGGATCATGATATAGACGAGGTTATTTCGTCGATATAATTTTTTTTATTATCTTATCAATAATAATTATATAGCTAAAATTCCTACTTTATTTTATGAAGTTTCTACTGTCGATAATTTTGATTTTTAGTTTGATATCTAGCCCTTTGTTAACTTTTTTTATATTTTCTAAGAGTGTATACGGTGATGGACTTTTCATGGAAGAATTATCCGCATCATTTGGTGATAGAACCGCAGATCTGCTGATAAAAATGGATCCACCTGTAGTAACCACAGAGACAATTCAAGATCAAGCCCAAAAACCCACCGTTCAGTTTAAACTACTTGATTCAAAAACAAACCAAACTTTCAAAGAGGTTACTTATTTTATTACGATTGAAAAGGATGGGAAACCTTTGCTGTCTGACTGGTTCTTTAATCCTGGTGGTGACTTGTTAATACAGATGCAACCAAGAAATCAAAGTCAAATATCAGTATATGGGGAACTTGATCCTATACTTGAAGCTTATACCAGTAGGGAGGGGTCCCCAGTAGTAGCTGCTGGACCAATATTTTTGGATGGAGGTTTATACCACTTTATCGTCAGAATCGTAACCGTAGATTATTCTCGCACAATTTTGCCAGATGATCAACAACCAGTCTTTGATGGTTGGCTCAGTATTGGAGCAGCAAAGAATGCAAACTTGCCTGTAGATGGTAAATTAATTCCAACCAAAGTTCTTTCTTATTACGATGAAATAGGGAATATAACGTACAACCAAGCATCTGATTCCATCAACTTTACAATGCCGTTTAATTATGATCCTAAGAGACTGGATGATCCTAAGAACACCGTATTTATTCATCAAGAGGTGGAAGTTCCTAAGCCTAGTGTTCTATCCTCTGACGGTGCATACCAAGGTTATACCAATGGAAAAGATGTTACAAATGTTTTAATGGTCGATGGAAATAACCAGACAAAGGACATCATACATTTCATGCTTGCTAAACCAATTGTACAGCAAATTTCCAACGAATACTTGAATAAGACCAATCAAACATCTGCAGACGGACTCATGACATTCTCGCTGGTTCCGTCTAAAAATGGATCTATGGCAATGGGAGGAGTCATGAATCATACGATGATGGCTATGCAACAACAATAATTTAAAAATTTCAAATCTAAACCTGGAGGCCGGTTATCCTTGTTCAGTATATTTTTAATTGATTCATTCAGTACAATAACAATTTATATTATGAATTTAATTAAGAAATGAATTTGGGTAATCGATTCTCTTTTCTCCCTTTTTTGCTTGTATTGTTTCCACTTACCTTGATTTTTACTTTTTTGCTATTTTTTTTCTCTTCTGATCCTGGGTTAGTTACACCATCTGGAAATCAGGAACCTAAATTCGGGAATTATGTAGGATTGGCACAAGGCACGACTTACAACAATTTACTCTTGTCCATCGATACTCAAACAGCCGGAGGAATCGATGAGGGATTACCAGCGATCAACAATTCTAATACTTTTTATACCAAAGGATTATTGTCCACTGTACTCTTTCCTGATTATAATGAAATAAACCAAAATTTATCCCGACCTCTTTCTCCTCCATCTCTGAATCAAACTTCTGAATCCATTATACTCTATAGTTTTCCAAAACTGGTTTCTGGAACTTGGTCATTGAATGTATCAAGAGGTTTAGTTACAGATTTTCATGCCAATTTTAAATTGCTTACCGTAAATGGTGTCGAGAAACATTTTATAGAAATCATGAATTTTCAAAATAGCAACGGTTCTTCTGTTACTTTTAATCAATTTTCAAATACTCCAATAAACGGAATTGCTGACATAAAAATTGATGATAAGCTATTCCAAAGTAAGTTTCCTTTGACAATTCAAATTTTTAATATTAACACTATGGTCTTGACCATCAAAGATGAAACAATAGGCAATATTTTCTATAACAATGATTTGTTGGGCATTACTGATTCCTTTAAGAATTTCAAGGGTGATGAACTTTTGATTTTTGAGGAAGATGAAGAATAACAATAGTTTCAAAATTATTACTTTGGTCGTCGTCAATTATTTAATATAACAGAAAGTACATATAGTAGAATATGGTCGAAAAAAGAAATAGTGAAAGACTGAACGATGAGGATGTTGTGAATGCTCTTTCCAGCGAAACCCCAGAAATTTCTGATAGCGATTTAGAATCAAAGCCTATTCCTACTATTATTGATGATTTAGATATACAAGATATTCCAGGCATTGGGCCAACTACTGCAAAAAAATTACGTGATGCCGGTGTACTAACTGTGATGGACCTCGCAGTTACAAGTTCAGAAGAACTTTCTGTGGAGATAAACTCTTCAAAAGAAAGTGCAGCGGCGTTCATTATTGCTGCTCAGCAACTTTTGCGAGATTCTAATCTTTTAGACAAGGAATTTGTTACTGCAGATGTTGCATTAGAAAAAAGAAAATCATTGTTGCGATGTACAACTGGTTCAAATGCTTTGGATAAACTTCTTTTGGGAGGTATCGAGACACAAGCTATTACTGAATTTTATGGTGAGTTTGGTTCCGGCAAGTCTCAAATTTGCCATACTCTGTGTGTGACGGCTTGTCAACCAGTTGAAAATGGTGGATTTGGAAGTGGTTCTATATACATTGATACAGAAGGGACCTTCAGACCTGAAAGAGTAGATCAAATAGCTGCGTCCAGAGGACTTGATCCAACTAGCGTTTTAAAAAGTATTGCAGTTTGTAAGGTTTACAATAGCTCTCATCTTGAATTGATAATAAAAGATCTTGGAAAATATATTAATGATTTTAAAGCCAGACTTGTTATCATAGACAGCATTATATCTTTGCACAGGGCAGAATTTGCAGGAAGAGGCACACTAGCCGATAGACAGCAACGACTTAATTCGATGTTGCACAAAATCATCCGACTTGCTGAGATTTATAATATTTCTGTGGTTATAACCAATCAGGTTCAGTCTTCACCAGATACCTTTTTTGGAGATCCTACAAAAGCTGCAGGCGGAAATGTATTAGGTCATGCCTCAACCTATAGGATTTATCTCAGAAAATCGGGTGAAAATCGAACCGCTAGGATGATCGACTCTCCCTATCATCCATATTCTGACACTAAATTTACTGTAACTGAGAAAGGTGCAGATGATATGGAAGAAGAAACAAGTTCAAAGAGAGGGAAATTAAAGGAATAAATCTAATCTTTATTTTTATTGTTGTTGTTATCGTTATTGTTATTTGAAGACCTAGTCGTATCACTGTTTGTGTCTTTTTCTTTGCTATTCTGGCCATCTTTTGGAGCATTATACACTAAAATAATAATAGGTATTGATATCCGATCAACCACAATACTAAAACCATTGTTTTTATGAGAATGATCAAAAAATCCTTTATAATAGAAATAGTGGTTATTTAACATATTAATTAGAATGATAACACTTTGACATAATTCCAACAAGGCTTTCCTCTGCTCAATCAATTCAGTATTTTTATTTTTTATTTCATCAAGAAGACGGCTTTGGTGTTTGATCGAAGCTTTGATTCCACCATATTTTTTTAACTCGTCTATGAAAGTTTGATAGCTTCTGCCTTTATCGAGAGTATTTTTAACATTCGCGTTTGATTCATTCTTGCTATCCCAATTATTGTCTGTCTTTGCTGTTTCTAACAGATACTCTTGAAACAACTTATTCATATCTATAATCTCTTGCTCAGTAATACCTTTCTGGTAGAGGGAAAGAAGTAAAGGTCCTGTGAATGGGTGCATGGAGAGAATTTGTCTGTTCTTATTTAGTTGATCATGTAGCATTGCTAATTCATTTCTTTTTTCCTTGACTCTATCTTCAAATTTGAGTTTGTCATAGTAATTATCCTCGACATCTTTCATAAAAAAAGCAACAGGATTTTCAATCATATCAAAATCTTTTAATGGGTGACCTATAGTTTTTGCAATTTCTGAAACCGTTAACCATAGTTGATTTAGTTCTCCAATTCCGAATTTCATAGTCTCTAATTGTTTATAAATGTCCAAATTTTTTCTATGCACATCTAAAAGCGATTCATATGCTTTGATATTCTTCTGTAATTTTATTAATTGATTTTCACACGATTGCACATGAGCTTCTTTCTGAATTATATCCCATTTTAGATTTGTCCCTTGGTTGTATTCTTCTACTATGCCTGTCATATCATAACCATTTTCCTTATAATCGTACAGCAATTTGGTAAAAGGTCGAGGATCCTTTTTTAGATCAATACCACATTCTTCCATTAGTGTGTTATTAATTTTAGAAAATATGTTATGAAAATCTACAATCGAATCGTTTTTTAGTGTCAAGTTTTGAATATTTTGTACTAGTTCTTTCTTTTGTAAATTGTATTCATTAATTTCTGCTACTAATTCTTTTTTTCTTTCTTTTTGCTCCTCTAATTCCTTTTTGACCGTTTCGATGTATCCTGAAATCACAGAAATAAATGGTATAATCTTTTTTACGTTAGTTTGATTCTCATTTGATGGGGTTGGCATTAGTTTATTACTATTATTATATAAATATCCATAGTTTTTAGAGGCGAAATCTATTAAATCTGTAATCCAATCTATAAAAGTATTTGGAGTTATTCCATGGGTTTTGCATTTTTTATATATTTCATTAACAAAGAAGGTTAAACTATCCAGATCCGAATCAATGTCTTGATTTTCCTCTATTCCCAGCGCTTTCAATAATTGAAATGTTCTAAACCCTTTTGCCAACTGTTTAATAGTCATTCCGGACTTTCTTACAATCACTGCAAATTGCCTTAACTCTTCAATATCTGAAGCGTAGATTCTTTTTTTCCACTCATTGATTTTATTAGATACTGTTCCTTTGCCTACGCCGGTATATGCAGCAATTTCATCTCTGGATACCCCTTCTAGATAATTTTGAATGATTTGATTTTCAACGTCCTTACTAATCATTCATATGTTTATCTGATTCTCAAATTTATCATTTCCGTCATTTCCGTCAATTTTACCGTCATTTCCGTCAAAAATTCGTCTATAATCTCTTTGAGGAGAAATTTCTGATAGCGTAATTATGATTATTCTGTAGATGTTAGACAATTTACCTGTCTACCGTCCATTATCGATTACAGAGAAATCTCCTTTGTTTGATAATTAACATTTACAAGAGAAGAAAGATCCTCGTTTTGCATTCAAAGATGTATTACTAATCTAGGTTCAAAATGAAAACGATTTTGGATACATTTTTTTAACCTTTTCCATCGCTAAGGTAAAATGCATTGTAAAGATGCATAAAACATAGAGTTTTTAAAAATTGCCTAACATTAAGCATTATTGCCAGTATATCATCCATTCTTAAACTTCACTAGCAGTATAAGGCTTCCCGAATATGGATATGTTGGAATTACAGATATAGAAAAAAACATAATCAATACAAGCTATTTTCAACGCCTCCGAAGAATAAAACAAAGTTCCAATCTCTTTATGGCTTTTCCAGGGGCATCTCATTCAAGATTTGAACACTCTTTGGGTGCCATGCATATTGCTGGTGAGGCTTCCACACATATTATCTTGAATTCCAATAACAAGATCAATTCTACATCCATAATTGACTTGATGGATTCAATTAATTGCAAAACCGAAATCAAAAAACAAATTCAACTAACAAGACTGGCAGCGCTATTGCATGACATAGGACATGCTCCCTTTTCTCATACCTTCGAAGAATTTCTAAAACAAGTCCACCCATCTTTAGATTGGAAACACGAATACTTGAGTTTGGAAATAATACATAAGAAATTTACCAATTTACTTAAAGAATCCTCTGACAGCAAAATCGAGGCTTATGAAATAATGGCATTATTATGCGATCTATCTCCTAATTTTAGAATTATCGCAAATACAAAAAGGATTCTACAGGAAATAGGCGTCAGTGAAGAGATTATTGCTAGGATGGATACCTTTCTAGAGACAAATTGGTATTTGAATCATCTAATAAAAGGAGATCCGTACAATGTGGACAGGCTTAACTACCTGATATTGGATTCTAATAGAACTGGGGCAAAAGAGTATGGTTTTGTAGATGTAGGCAGAATTGTTCAAAATTTATATTTCTTAAGAGAAGATAAAATTGTAACTGTTTCAACCCATGCAAGAGAAGCAGCAATGCGATTCTTTGAGGCCTATTCCCAAATGCACAGATCAATTTACTTGCATAAAATATCCCAAGGTGCTGATGTACATTTGTCTTATATAATGAAGGAGGCCGCAAAAGAATCTGACTCAGTATTTCATAAACTATCCAATCCAGACATGGAAGCCATACTAGAATTATCTGATGATGTCATGATACATGAATTAACAAAAGTAAAAAATGAAAAAACAAGGAAACTAGTAGACGATTACTTAAATAGGAGTATTTTATCTCTCGTTCATGAATTTGATCTGAGTGATAATAACAAGATTACAAGAATTATGGATTCAATAGGATCAAAGGGATTACAAGATGAAATTAGAAAAGAAGCAGGATTGCCTGATGATGGGGTAGTGTTGGTGATAAATATTACTAGTAAGAAGGTAACAAAACCACCTGTTGATGAGACTACATTGAAAAGATTAATGTTTTATAATACTAAATCTAAAAAATTAGAATCATTGGATCCCGATTTTATAAGGCAATTTTATCCTAACAAGAAGTATCGAATATTCG containing:
- a CDS encoding HD domain-containing protein, which translates into the protein MPVYHPFLNFTSSIRLPEYGYVGITDIEKNIINTSYFQRLRRIKQSSNLFMAFPGASHSRFEHSLGAMHIAGEASTHIILNSNNKINSTSIIDLMDSINCKTEIKKQIQLTRLAALLHDIGHAPFSHTFEEFLKQVHPSLDWKHEYLSLEIIHKKFTNLLKESSDSKIEAYEIMALLCDLSPNFRIIANTKRILQEIGVSEEIIARMDTFLETNWYLNHLIKGDPYNVDRLNYLILDSNRTGAKEYGFVDVGRIVQNLYFLREDKIVTVSTHAREAAMRFFEAYSQMHRSIYLHKISQGADVHLSYIMKEAAKESDSVFHKLSNPDMEAILELSDDVMIHELTKVKNEKTRKLVDDYLNRSILSLVHEFDLSDNNKITRIMDSIGSKGLQDEIRKEAGLPDDGVVLVINITSKKVTKPPVDETTLKRLMFYNTKSKKLESLDPDFIRQFYPNKKYRIFAEKGDKEKIKGIISTWI
- a CDS encoding double-stranded DNA-binding protein, yielding MGADKNSGMDDPDLELIKKRKMKKLQEQLATKEKDKINLELQDKTNKNKPEGVDSERNFLLRYLYDRGDEVLKLAEQQFPLQTKIIIKRLNELIRFGEISKISGGDLLAVYRSLGLNIRVDTHISISDHGKTISFSDKLKQSNDADPDSDGLL
- the radA gene encoding DNA repair and recombination protein RadA, whose product is MVEKRNSERLNDEDVVNALSSETPEISDSDLESKPIPTIIDDLDIQDIPGIGPTTAKKLRDAGVLTVMDLAVTSSEELSVEINSSKESAAAFIIAAQQLLRDSNLLDKEFVTADVALEKRKSLLRCTTGSNALDKLLLGGIETQAITEFYGEFGSGKSQICHTLCVTACQPVENGGFGSGSIYIDTEGTFRPERVDQIAASRGLDPTSVLKSIAVCKVYNSSHLELIIKDLGKYINDFKARLVIIDSIISLHRAEFAGRGTLADRQQRLNSMLHKIIRLAEIYNISVVITNQVQSSPDTFFGDPTKAAGGNVLGHASTYRIYLRKSGENRTARMIDSPYHPYSDTKFTVTEKGADDMEEETSSKRGKLKE
- a CDS encoding RtcB family protein → MSGSLVTKNGKHLVNKISDYQFQIYKEDSRGMNVPVTIFANDLLISKMALDRTLDQAVNVTTLPGVKKHVVVLPDGHEGYGFPVGGVAASDLEEGIISPGGVGYDINCGVRLIRTNLLESDIHSKLKILVDSLFSSIPTGVGSEGAIKLTSSELDDLLIDGAKWSVENGYGIDTDLESCEENGKMKGADPINISTNARKRGSMQLGSLGSGNHFLEIQKVDKIYDEEAANTMGIRKEGEIQILIHCGSRGFGHQVCSDYLRLSEQAMKKYNLNVVDRELACVPNTSVEGESYRKSMFSALNFAWANRQMLTHWTRKTFQRVLQLSEQDLGMELVYDVSHNIAKVERHRVDGEGSRDLVVHRKGATRAFPPGMEQLPVKFRSVGQPVIIPGSMGTASWILLGSPKSMDLSFGSTAHGAGRTMSRSEAKRTHTLDDVKKKLESRGIYVKSLTKNGLIEESPDAYKDVDMVADVSHKVGIATKVVRLVPLGVIKG
- a CDS encoding helix-turn-helix domain-containing protein is translated as MISKDVENQIIQNYLEGVSRDEIAAYTGVGKGTVSNKINEWKKRIYASDIEELRQFAVIVRKSGMTIKQLAKGFRTFQLLKALGIEENQDIDSDLDSLTFFVNEIYKKCKTHGITPNTFIDWITDLIDFASKNYGYLYNNSNKLMPTPSNENQTNVKKIIPFISVISGYIETVKKELEEQKERKKELVAEINEYNLQKKELVQNIQNLTLKNDSIVDFHNIFSKINNTLMEECGIDLKKDPRPFTKLLYDYKENGYDMTGIVEEYNQGTNLKWDIIQKEAHVQSCENQLIKLQKNIKAYESLLDVHRKNLDIYKQLETMKFGIGELNQLWLTVSEIAKTIGHPLKDFDMIENPVAFFMKDVEDNYYDKLKFEDRVKEKRNELAMLHDQLNKNRQILSMHPFTGPLLLSLYQKGITEQEIIDMNKLFQEYLLETAKTDNNWDSKNESNANVKNTLDKGRSYQTFIDELKKYGGIKASIKHQSRLLDEIKNKNTELIEQRKALLELCQSVIILINMLNNHYFYYKGFFDHSHKNNGFSIVVDRISIPIIILVYNAPKDGQNSKEKDTNSDTTRSSNNNNDNNNNKNKD